A portion of the Hymenobacter gelipurpurascens genome contains these proteins:
- a CDS encoding T9SS type A sorting domain-containing protein has product MKSMLFIRTLGISGLLLLLTSWSAQVLATSAPIYSFSGSSGASVKQTCTSVTVIVLGLPVVQTTCFGSVSSPAKATDSDFSTPATMNIPLSTLGEKVALRMDMQREVPANYRAGVLVQRNGALLNLLNLNLVNQLRIRTYLKGSDDVVESRIVDAALVGELLDGSGPIRLEFIASKPFDQIEIEATSFASVAYGLDVYYAYGIDANQVTTAKGYVSRFTSNLADNYSTKIQPVDILKVCANSNISNPGNAVDADLTNYATFGTFLGINCPTTLQTQLEGKAPAGYEAGFVIGSGSLLDANVLSGLSVTTYLNGVAQETASGAQLLNLQLLSNGQYSVNFETIKAFDRVEIRQNSLLTALNDLRIYYGYGLEPSVFRDQEPILSNFPSTTNQFQASRYKANGVLCVSCGVTNPQNAADSDLKNNFAVIDNGIGVIGTTALKLNLNGPGLAGNTAGVVLSRASGLLDANLLSNIRVKTYSGANGGTLVESASGSSLLRLELLSDGRQEVSFATTQNFDWVEIEITNGVSLLDATKIYYAFAEDRPTGFPTKIVTPAPLPVELVQFKAAPSGTAVELVWQTASERNSSYFVVERSIGGKEQSFKAIGRVSAAGASTARRSYVLRDEQAAGQGVSVLYYRLRQVDQDGSEQFSAVVAVSLKTPSQVTLYPNPAATTDQVRVQVPGTAAEGLKLTIYNAQAQLVSQQLVQEREAVLTTAGLRAGIYQVVLVDAAGQRVSAQRLVITGR; this is encoded by the coding sequence ATGAAATCAATGCTATTCATCCGAACTCTCGGCATCAGCGGATTACTGCTGTTGCTAACTTCCTGGAGCGCACAGGTGCTGGCCACAAGCGCTCCTATCTATTCCTTCAGTGGAAGTAGTGGTGCTAGTGTTAAGCAAACCTGCACAAGTGTTACGGTGATTGTCCTGGGCCTGCCAGTTGTTCAGACGACTTGCTTTGGCAGCGTTTCTTCTCCGGCAAAGGCCACGGACTCTGACTTCTCGACGCCCGCCACCATGAACATTCCGCTTTCTACCCTAGGGGAGAAAGTAGCGTTGAGAATGGATATGCAGCGGGAGGTGCCGGCCAACTACCGGGCTGGCGTACTGGTGCAGCGCAATGGAGCCCTGTTGAACCTGCTGAATCTGAACCTAGTCAACCAACTGCGCATCCGTACTTATCTGAAGGGTTCTGATGATGTAGTAGAAAGCAGAATAGTAGATGCCGCTTTGGTAGGAGAACTACTTGATGGAAGCGGCCCCATTAGATTAGAGTTTATAGCCTCAAAGCCATTTGATCAGATTGAGATTGAGGCCACTTCTTTTGCATCAGTGGCCTACGGCCTTGATGTGTACTATGCTTATGGCATTGATGCCAACCAAGTGACAACGGCCAAGGGGTATGTGTCGCGCTTCACTAGTAATCTAGCTGATAACTACAGCACTAAAATTCAGCCGGTTGATATTCTGAAGGTGTGTGCCAACAGTAATATCAGCAATCCTGGTAATGCTGTAGACGCCGACCTGACCAACTATGCTACGTTCGGGACATTCTTGGGCATTAATTGCCCTACTACCCTACAAACCCAACTGGAGGGTAAAGCGCCGGCTGGCTACGAGGCTGGCTTTGTAATTGGGAGCGGTAGCCTGTTGGATGCCAACGTCCTATCTGGCCTAAGTGTAACTACGTACCTAAATGGCGTGGCGCAAGAAACCGCTTCCGGCGCTCAGTTGCTAAACCTGCAGCTTTTGTCGAACGGACAGTACTCCGTGAACTTTGAAACGATAAAGGCATTTGATCGGGTAGAAATTCGACAGAACAGCCTCCTCACCGCTCTCAACGACTTGCGCATTTACTACGGATATGGCCTAGAGCCCAGCGTGTTCCGTGACCAAGAGCCAATCCTCTCTAACTTTCCCTCCACTACAAATCAATTTCAGGCCAGTCGTTACAAAGCCAATGGTGTACTGTGCGTGAGCTGTGGTGTTACCAATCCGCAGAACGCCGCAGACAGTGACCTAAAAAACAACTTTGCCGTGATAGATAATGGCATTGGCGTTATTGGTACTACTGCCCTGAAGCTGAACCTGAACGGACCTGGCCTAGCGGGTAACACAGCGGGCGTTGTGCTGAGCAGAGCATCTGGCTTGCTAGATGCTAACCTGCTGTCCAACATTCGGGTGAAAACCTATTCTGGCGCTAACGGAGGCACACTGGTAGAAAGTGCCAGCGGGTCCAGCCTGCTGCGCCTAGAATTGCTCAGCGACGGCCGACAGGAAGTGTCATTTGCCACCACCCAAAACTTCGACTGGGTAGAAATTGAGATTACCAATGGCGTTTCGCTACTCGATGCGACCAAGATCTATTATGCATTTGCCGAAGACAGGCCTACCGGCTTCCCCACCAAAATTGTGACGCCCGCGCCGCTACCAGTAGAGCTGGTGCAGTTCAAAGCAGCTCCTTCTGGTACGGCGGTAGAGCTGGTGTGGCAAACGGCCTCGGAGCGAAACAGCAGCTACTTCGTGGTAGAGCGCTCCATAGGAGGAAAAGAACAAAGCTTCAAAGCCATTGGGCGAGTGTCGGCGGCTGGCGCCAGCACGGCCCGGCGTAGCTACGTCCTCCGCGATGAGCAAGCCGCCGGCCAAGGTGTATCGGTACTGTACTATCGTTTGCGGCAGGTAGACCAAGATGGCAGCGAGCAGTTCTCCGCTGTTGTGGCCGTCAGCCTGAAAACTCCTAGTCAGGTAACCCTATACCCGAACCCCGCCGCTACCACCGACCAGGTGCGCGTGCAAGTGCCCGGCACTGCGGCCGAAGGTCTGAAGCTTACTATTTACAATGCCCAGGCTCAGCTGGTAAGCCAGCAGCTAGTACAAGAGCGTGAGGCCGTGCTGACTACTGCTGGCCTACGGGCCGGCATCTATCAGGTAGTGCTGGTAGATGCTGCCGGGCAGCGGGTGTCCGCGCAGCGCTTGGTCATTACGGGCCGCTAG
- a CDS encoding sigma-54-dependent transcriptional regulator — protein MSASQSVSIFIVEDNAWYGELLEYKLAQNPDYHIQRFTTAQACLEHLTDKPDIITLDYSLPDGKGDQVLRQIRERLPEVAVIVISGQEDVRTAIALLRQGAYDYLVKDEETVDRLWNSVSNIRKQLALSRENNRLREQIGQKYSPERAILGESPQIQQLYSLIDKAARTSITVSLSGETGTGKELVAKAIHFRSERRTGAFVAVNVAAIPRELVESELFGHEKGSFTGAIGRRIGRFEEAHNGTLFLDEIADLELSLQAKLLRVLQEREVTRVGGNVRIPFDARLMVATHRDLAQEVKEGRFREDLYYRLLGLPILLPPLRERGNDVLVLAEAFLQSFCEQNNMASCTFSPAAQQKLLHYAFPGNVRELKAVVELAAVLAEGDVIQPQDLSLRAGALSATDTEEKVTNAPLRVQMASIVQRYLDAHNGNILQVAAKLQIGKSTIYRMVQNNEVSLR, from the coding sequence ATGAGCGCCTCTCAATCTGTCTCTATTTTTATAGTTGAAGACAATGCCTGGTATGGCGAGCTGTTAGAATACAAGCTCGCGCAGAACCCAGATTACCACATCCAACGCTTTACTACGGCCCAGGCCTGCCTGGAACACCTCACTGATAAGCCCGACATTATCACGCTGGATTACTCCCTGCCCGATGGCAAAGGCGACCAGGTGCTGCGCCAGATTCGGGAACGGCTGCCGGAAGTGGCTGTCATTGTTATTTCGGGGCAGGAAGATGTGCGCACCGCCATTGCACTGTTGCGCCAAGGGGCCTACGACTACCTGGTAAAGGACGAGGAAACCGTAGACCGGCTCTGGAACTCCGTCAGCAACATTCGGAAGCAGCTGGCCCTGAGCCGCGAAAACAACCGCCTACGCGAGCAGATAGGCCAAAAATATTCGCCGGAGCGGGCCATTCTGGGAGAGAGCCCCCAGATTCAGCAGCTATACAGCCTGATTGATAAGGCCGCACGCACCAGTATCACGGTGTCGTTGAGCGGCGAAACCGGCACGGGCAAAGAGCTCGTGGCAAAAGCCATTCATTTCCGCTCAGAGCGGCGCACAGGCGCCTTTGTGGCGGTAAATGTGGCCGCTATTCCGCGTGAGCTGGTTGAAAGCGAGCTGTTCGGTCATGAGAAAGGCTCGTTTACCGGCGCCATCGGCCGCCGGATCGGGCGTTTCGAGGAAGCCCACAACGGCACACTGTTCCTGGATGAAATTGCTGACCTGGAACTGAGCCTGCAGGCAAAGCTGCTGCGGGTACTGCAGGAGCGCGAAGTTACCCGCGTGGGCGGCAACGTGCGCATTCCGTTTGATGCCCGCCTAATGGTAGCCACCCACCGCGACCTGGCCCAGGAAGTGAAAGAAGGCCGCTTCCGCGAAGATCTGTATTACCGTCTGCTAGGCCTGCCTATCCTGCTGCCGCCGCTACGGGAGCGAGGCAACGATGTGCTGGTGCTAGCGGAGGCCTTCCTGCAAAGCTTCTGCGAGCAGAATAATATGGCCTCCTGCACTTTCTCGCCAGCAGCGCAGCAGAAGCTGTTGCACTACGCGTTTCCGGGCAACGTGCGGGAGCTGAAGGCAGTGGTAGAGCTGGCAGCAGTGCTGGCCGAAGGAGATGTTATTCAGCCCCAGGACCTGTCGTTGCGGGCCGGAGCCCTAAGCGCCACCGACACCGAGGAGAAAGTAACCAATGCCCCTTTGCGGGTACAAATGGCCAGTATTGTACAGCGCTACCTGGATGCCCACAACGGGAATATTTTGCAGGTGGCCGCCAAATTGCAAATCGGGAAGTCTACTATTTACCGTATGGTACAGAATAATGAGGTCAGCCTTCGCTGA
- a CDS encoding PAS domain-containing hybrid sensor histidine kinase/response regulator — protein sequence MSSISYRQLARRLQLTQRAHEKAQQSCQEAQQQLREFMSRSQTAAAQAAALLQTMTTAILAEDQHHTVTLLNHRICELFGLPEEPSFYVGLSGKELLENCPVSFQNAEHFRESRRATEQAQERVSGRLFTLLNGTIIQQDYLPVVQNGLTVLHIWSYEDVTQRQQAQERVQELSYLAEQSPQPIIRFDASGEARYANPAAATALAALAQPTEKATKQLLHQEINEALTEGKPRTVEMRLDGSYYLWTVAPLSHENGANVYLTDITLRRLAEADLVRNQLFTSRINDTVPNIVFLLDMATRSLLYCNRQCEHVLGYTEDELLDMGPDLAARLLHPDDLRTVGRKQNILRNLGDGEVLNSEYRMRHRNGEWRWISLKSTSFMRDADGLVAQAVGSAADVSERRNTEEQLRQSRLLMDRVTNTTPNLIYIYDLQQQSMAYCNSFVKTMLGYTEAELKDMGSEVFARLAPAPEAERLRRHFGEVRQAADGEVLNLEFFLYHRNGTIRWLRINSTSFDRDSRGQVRQAVGSAEDITRWKVADEQRRSANRRLAEQNRLFRQVIDAAPNLIYLKDRLGNYVLANQATAQLYNMSIETLVQATGDELEIAFPDMARYRADDERVINTCQEIAQEETFTGPDGEVHWLNSIKRPFLLADGTVQVLGVDNDITALKNTEHALQKAKEVAEENAQARQNFLTNMSHEIRTPMNGIMGLAELLAKTPLTDQQHHYLHHIRHSAENLLVVINDILDMAQLGAGRIRLETVPFQLDEELKASCQSLLYKATKKGVQLRLQPLPPDVPKRVLGDPYRLRQVLLNLLNNAVKFTERGQVLLTCQRVSGPSEPLRLQFSVLDTGIGIPAGQLEQMFEPFAQASASTAREYGGSGLGLSISRGLIELLGGELTAESQLHKGSTFRFTLPFEVAYDEPTLAEEPALNYQTLGHLRILLAEDNAVNQLLARAMLEGWGMHVDVASSGSEALAMFGQQVYDIVLMDIQMPGLDGVAATRLLRQHPDAARAATPVVALTAHAMQGEAERYLSAGLNAYLSKPFREQDLFRTIAGLLNGAPMPVPLSSPALPASPPDTTTAPLYDLSMLRRHTNADEGFVRRLVDLFIQTTPPIVAELEAAVADQNREKIAATAHHLKSSVDGLRVQSLYTVLRNLETANADAEAPEIATLSGWVQQVQQILERVISQLRQEFPA from the coding sequence ATGTCCTCTATCAGTTACCGACAACTAGCCCGCCGCTTACAGCTTACCCAACGCGCCCACGAGAAGGCACAGCAATCCTGCCAGGAAGCACAGCAGCAGCTCCGGGAGTTTATGAGCCGCTCGCAAACCGCTGCGGCGCAAGCGGCGGCCCTGCTGCAAACCATGACGACGGCCATTCTGGCCGAAGACCAGCACCATACCGTAACGCTGCTTAACCACCGGATTTGTGAGCTGTTCGGGCTGCCCGAGGAGCCTAGCTTCTATGTAGGCCTCTCCGGCAAAGAACTACTGGAAAACTGCCCGGTTTCCTTTCAGAATGCCGAACACTTCCGGGAGTCGCGCAGGGCTACTGAGCAGGCTCAGGAGCGCGTGAGCGGACGATTGTTTACGCTCCTAAACGGCACTATTATTCAGCAGGATTATTTGCCGGTGGTGCAGAATGGTCTCACCGTGCTGCACATCTGGAGCTACGAAGACGTGACCCAGCGCCAGCAGGCGCAGGAACGCGTGCAGGAGCTTTCCTACCTCGCCGAGCAAAGCCCGCAGCCCATTATCCGGTTCGATGCCAGCGGTGAAGCCCGCTATGCCAACCCGGCCGCCGCCACCGCTCTGGCAGCCCTGGCCCAGCCCACCGAGAAGGCCACGAAGCAACTACTCCATCAGGAAATTAATGAGGCCCTGACTGAAGGCAAGCCGCGCACCGTTGAAATGCGGCTAGACGGCAGCTACTATCTCTGGACGGTAGCCCCGCTAAGCCACGAGAACGGGGCGAATGTGTACCTCACTGATATTACGCTGCGGCGCTTGGCCGAGGCCGATTTGGTCCGCAACCAGCTGTTTACCAGCCGCATCAACGATACGGTACCCAATATTGTATTTCTTCTGGATATGGCCACGCGCAGCTTGCTGTACTGCAACCGGCAGTGCGAACATGTACTGGGCTACACGGAAGACGAGTTGCTGGACATGGGCCCCGATTTGGCAGCCCGTCTGCTTCACCCCGACGATTTGCGCACGGTTGGCCGCAAGCAGAATATCCTGAGGAACTTAGGCGATGGAGAAGTACTCAACTCGGAGTACCGCATGCGCCACCGCAACGGAGAGTGGCGCTGGATCAGTCTGAAGAGCACCAGCTTTATGCGGGATGCCGACGGCTTAGTGGCGCAGGCAGTAGGCTCTGCCGCCGACGTATCGGAGCGGCGCAACACGGAGGAGCAGCTGCGGCAGAGCCGCCTGCTCATGGACCGCGTTACGAATACCACGCCCAACCTAATCTACATCTATGACCTGCAGCAGCAGTCGATGGCGTATTGCAACAGCTTCGTGAAAACCATGCTGGGCTACACCGAGGCAGAGCTGAAGGACATGGGCTCAGAGGTTTTCGCCAGGTTGGCGCCGGCGCCCGAGGCAGAGCGGCTGCGCCGCCACTTTGGGGAGGTGAGACAGGCCGCCGATGGCGAGGTACTGAATCTAGAGTTTTTCCTTTACCACCGCAACGGCACCATCCGCTGGCTGCGCATCAACAGCACGTCGTTTGACCGGGACTCGCGGGGCCAGGTACGGCAGGCGGTGGGCTCTGCCGAGGACATTACCCGGTGGAAGGTGGCCGATGAGCAGCGCCGCTCGGCCAACCGCCGGCTGGCCGAACAAAACCGCCTGTTCCGACAGGTAATAGATGCCGCTCCCAACCTGATTTATCTGAAAGACCGGCTGGGGAACTACGTACTTGCCAACCAGGCCACCGCTCAGCTCTACAATATGAGCATCGAAACGCTGGTGCAGGCTACGGGCGATGAACTGGAAATAGCCTTTCCCGACATGGCGCGCTACCGCGCCGACGATGAGCGGGTAATCAATACATGCCAGGAAATAGCGCAGGAAGAAACCTTTACGGGGCCCGATGGCGAAGTCCACTGGCTCAATAGCATCAAGCGGCCGTTTTTACTGGCCGATGGTACGGTGCAGGTGCTGGGCGTAGATAATGATATCACGGCCCTGAAAAACACGGAGCATGCCTTGCAGAAAGCCAAGGAAGTAGCCGAAGAAAACGCCCAGGCTCGCCAGAACTTCCTGACCAATATGAGCCACGAAATCCGGACGCCCATGAACGGGATTATGGGCCTAGCCGAGCTCTTGGCAAAGACACCGCTTACCGATCAGCAGCACCACTATCTGCATCACATCCGACATTCGGCCGAAAATCTGCTCGTCGTCATCAATGACATTCTGGACATGGCGCAGCTGGGCGCCGGCCGGATTCGGTTGGAAACCGTGCCTTTCCAGCTCGATGAGGAGTTGAAGGCCAGCTGCCAGTCGTTGCTCTACAAAGCCACCAAAAAAGGTGTTCAGCTTCGGTTGCAGCCCCTGCCCCCCGATGTGCCTAAGCGTGTACTCGGCGACCCGTATCGTTTGCGCCAGGTACTTCTGAACCTGCTCAACAACGCCGTTAAGTTTACGGAGCGGGGCCAGGTGCTCCTGACCTGCCAGCGCGTCAGCGGGCCCTCGGAGCCGTTGCGCCTACAGTTTTCCGTGCTCGATACGGGCATTGGAATTCCGGCCGGACAGCTGGAGCAGATGTTTGAGCCGTTTGCACAGGCCTCGGCCAGCACTGCCCGCGAATACGGGGGCTCGGGTCTGGGCCTGAGCATTTCCCGGGGCCTGATTGAGTTACTGGGAGGTGAGCTGACGGCCGAAAGCCAGTTGCATAAGGGCAGCACATTCCGGTTCACGCTGCCCTTCGAGGTGGCCTACGATGAGCCCACCCTTGCCGAGGAGCCGGCCCTCAACTACCAGACCCTAGGCCACCTTCGCATCCTGCTGGCCGAAGACAATGCCGTAAACCAGTTGCTGGCACGCGCCATGCTGGAAGGCTGGGGCATGCACGTGGATGTCGCTTCGTCGGGGTCGGAGGCGCTGGCCATGTTTGGGCAGCAGGTGTATGATATAGTATTGATGGATATTCAGATGCCGGGGTTGGATGGCGTAGCGGCCACCCGCCTCCTGCGGCAGCACCCCGACGCCGCCCGGGCTGCTACGCCCGTGGTAGCCCTCACGGCCCACGCCATGCAAGGCGAGGCGGAGCGCTACCTGAGCGCCGGCCTGAACGCCTACCTTTCGAAGCCGTTCCGGGAACAAGACCTGTTCCGGACCATTGCCGGCCTGCTCAACGGTGCCCCAATGCCTGTGCCCCTCTCCTCCCCCGCGTTGCCAGCTTCCCCACCCGATACTACTACCGCCCCGCTCTACGATCTGAGCATGCTGCGCCGCCACACCAATGCCGATGAGGGGTTTGTGCGCCGTCTGGTGGATCTGTTCATTCAGACCACGCCGCCCATCGTGGCCGAGCTGGAGGCAGCTGTGGCCGACCAGAACCGGGAGAAAATAGCGGCCACGGCCCACCACCTGAAAAGCTCCGTTGATGGCCTACGGGTGCAGTCACTCTACACCGTGCTGCGGAACCTGGAAACGGCCAACGCCGACGCAGAAGCGCCCGAAATAGCCACCCTAAGCGGCTGGGTACAGCAGGTGCAGCAAATATTGGAGCGCGTGATAAGCCAGCTGCGGCAGGAGTTTCCGGCCTGA
- a CDS encoding flavin-containing monooxygenase, whose protein sequence is MNASPPLLFADAVIIGAGQTGLAVAYYLQQRQASFVVLDERPAVGDVWATRYNSLRLFSPTWASGLPGLGWPSTASTYPSKDEAAQYLLQYAAHFRLPIENNERVTQVSPTAGGFEVQTASGKRYHTPRVIVCTGPYTAPAVPAFAENLPASVHQLHSSLYQKPAQIAADGPLAVVGSGNSALQIAADLATTGRPVYIAFDEQTPAVPNNTATWLSLLGTGLLQVPGHTWLGRFMRQQKEPVVRGDLQRLRRLPNVHFIGRALAATAAGGLAGRQSATPPLAAVVWATGYRPDYRWLHVPAALLPDGKPRHFRGISPVPGLAFLGLDWLNTRRSALMGGAAADARYVVEQLFKST, encoded by the coding sequence ATGAACGCTTCTCCCCCCCTCCTTTTTGCTGATGCGGTTATTATTGGAGCCGGCCAGACTGGCCTAGCGGTAGCTTACTACCTGCAGCAGCGCCAAGCTTCTTTTGTGGTACTGGATGAACGCCCCGCCGTAGGCGACGTGTGGGCGACCCGCTACAACTCGTTGCGGCTGTTTTCGCCTACTTGGGCGAGTGGCCTACCGGGCCTGGGGTGGCCTAGCACCGCCTCTACTTATCCTTCCAAAGACGAAGCCGCCCAGTATTTGCTCCAGTATGCGGCCCACTTCCGGCTGCCTATTGAGAATAATGAGCGGGTGACACAGGTAAGCCCAACGGCCGGCGGGTTTGAAGTACAGACCGCGTCCGGCAAGCGCTACCACACACCGCGCGTTATCGTGTGTACCGGGCCTTATACGGCTCCCGCTGTTCCGGCTTTCGCTGAAAACCTGCCGGCATCGGTACATCAGTTGCACAGCAGCCTCTACCAAAAGCCGGCCCAGATAGCCGCCGATGGGCCGTTGGCCGTGGTGGGTAGCGGCAACTCCGCCCTGCAGATTGCCGCCGACCTGGCCACCACCGGTAGGCCAGTCTACATAGCCTTTGATGAACAGACACCGGCTGTGCCCAACAACACGGCTACGTGGCTCTCTCTGCTGGGCACGGGCTTGTTGCAGGTGCCGGGCCATACGTGGCTGGGCCGGTTTATGCGGCAGCAGAAGGAGCCGGTAGTGCGAGGAGATTTGCAGCGGCTTCGGCGCCTGCCCAATGTGCACTTTATTGGTCGGGCACTGGCGGCAACGGCTGCGGGTGGCCTAGCGGGCCGCCAGAGCGCCACCCCACCCCTGGCGGCCGTGGTATGGGCCACCGGCTACCGGCCAGACTACAGGTGGCTTCACGTACCGGCAGCGCTCCTGCCCGATGGGAAGCCGCGCCACTTCCGGGGCATCTCGCCGGTTCCGGGGCTGGCTTTTCTGGGCCTCGACTGGCTGAATACTCGCCGCTCGGCCCTGATGGGCGGCGCTGCGGCCGATGCACGGTATGTGGTTGAGCAGCTTTTTAAAAGCACATAA
- a CDS encoding T9SS type A sorting domain-containing protein — translation MMKRLRFFCLFALLVIGPMHRTISQAAAQPATPAPAKSPARSAGDEKALLVYPNPSTGIVHVSINGFEGRKLELRVLNVIGSVLYRETLTELNDRYIKVLDLSKFTSGLYYVKLESESGSEMRKLVIR, via the coding sequence ATGATGAAACGCCTACGCTTCTTTTGTTTATTCGCTTTGCTGGTTATCGGGCCCATGCACCGCACTATTTCGCAGGCCGCAGCCCAGCCAGCTACCCCTGCGCCAGCAAAATCACCCGCTAGGTCTGCCGGTGACGAAAAAGCCTTGTTGGTGTACCCCAACCCCAGCACCGGCATTGTGCATGTATCCATCAATGGGTTTGAAGGCCGGAAGCTGGAGCTGCGCGTCCTGAACGTAATTGGCTCGGTGCTCTACCGCGAAACGCTCACCGAGCTCAACGACCGGTACATCAAAGTACTGGACCTGAGTAAATTCACCAGTGGCCTCTACTACGTGAAGCTGGAGTCCGAATCGGGCAGTGAAATGCGCAAGCTGGTAATTCGGTAA
- a CDS encoding NAD(P)/FAD-dependent oxidoreductase yields the protein MDVVIIGGGLGGLCAALDLRQRGHGVTVLERRHYPFHRVCGEYISNEVLPYLRRLGADPQVLAPASITEFQLSAPAGRTLSLPLDLGGFGISRYVLDEHLYQLAQARGVTVLQGTTATAVRFEAATDQHVVELQGGQQLTARVVLGAYGKRSTLDRQLQRAFFQQRSPYLGVKYHLRYDQPRNLIALHNFADGYAGISAIEDDKYCFCYLTTRQNLKVHGTIPALETAVLARNPQLRRILQEAEFLYPQPEVINEISFAPKKAVEDHVLMCGDAAGLITPLCGNGMAMAIHGASVAAEHTHSFLQGRLNRPALEVAYQQDWQRHFGQRLRVGRAVQRLFGQPLLSEVAVGTLRFWPGVVRALMQRTHGQAW from the coding sequence TTGGACGTTGTCATTATAGGCGGAGGCCTGGGAGGCCTCTGCGCTGCCCTCGACCTGCGGCAGCGCGGCCATGGCGTTACGGTTCTGGAACGCCGCCATTACCCATTTCATCGGGTATGCGGCGAGTACATCTCCAATGAGGTGCTACCCTACCTGCGTCGGCTGGGCGCCGACCCGCAGGTTCTGGCTCCGGCCAGCATCACCGAGTTTCAGCTGAGCGCACCGGCAGGCCGCACGCTTTCCTTACCTCTTGACCTGGGAGGCTTTGGCATCAGCCGCTACGTGCTCGATGAGCATCTGTATCAACTGGCCCAGGCCCGCGGTGTTACGGTGCTGCAGGGTACTACCGCTACGGCGGTGCGCTTTGAGGCGGCTACGGACCAGCATGTGGTGGAGCTGCAGGGCGGCCAGCAGCTGACGGCACGCGTGGTGCTAGGGGCCTACGGCAAGCGCAGCACCCTCGACAGACAGCTGCAACGCGCCTTCTTTCAGCAACGCTCCCCCTACCTGGGCGTGAAATACCACCTGCGCTACGACCAGCCCCGCAACCTGATTGCCCTGCACAACTTCGCGGACGGCTACGCGGGCATTTCGGCAATTGAGGACGACAAATACTGCTTTTGCTACCTCACCACACGCCAGAATCTGAAAGTGCATGGCACTATTCCGGCCCTGGAAACCGCAGTGCTGGCCCGCAACCCCCAGTTGCGCCGCATTCTGCAGGAAGCCGAATTCCTGTATCCGCAGCCCGAAGTCATCAACGAAATATCATTTGCCCCCAAAAAGGCCGTGGAAGACCATGTGCTGATGTGTGGCGACGCGGCGGGCCTCATTACGCCGTTGTGCGGCAATGGTATGGCTATGGCTATTCACGGAGCAAGTGTGGCAGCTGAGCACACGCACTCCTTTTTGCAGGGCCGCCTGAACCGGCCGGCGCTGGAAGTGGCCTACCAGCAAGACTGGCAGCGCCACTTCGGACAGCGCCTCCGGGTAGGGCGGGCGGTACAGCGCCTGTTTGGGCAACCCCTCCTGAGCGAGGTTGCGGTAGGTACCTTGCGGTTCTGGCCTGGTGTTGTGCGCGCCCTCATGCAGCGCACTCATGGCCAAGCCTGGTGA